A genomic region of Brevibacillus sp. JNUCC-41 contains the following coding sequences:
- a CDS encoding DUF2238 domain-containing protein — MGRDKSILIHLLFLLLVTAVFIWSVIKPEGYLIWTMEVLPAVVFLIYLLATYNKFRLTTLSYFVVAVLSITMFIGGHYTYSKVPAFNWLKDHYDLNRNHYDRFGHFLKGLFAIVIREILIRKTPLTKGPWLFAVTLSFALAIGALYEIIEWITAIVSKGGKASKEFLGTQGDIWDAQWDMSLTLIGSILVLFTLSKLHDKLLRKVKN; from the coding sequence TTGGGAAGAGATAAAAGCATACTGATTCATTTATTATTTCTATTGCTAGTCACTGCCGTTTTTATTTGGTCAGTCATTAAGCCTGAAGGATACTTGATATGGACAATGGAAGTACTTCCTGCCGTTGTGTTTCTGATTTATTTACTTGCTACATATAATAAATTCCGCCTCACTACATTATCCTATTTCGTTGTTGCCGTTCTTTCAATCACCATGTTCATCGGTGGCCATTATACGTACTCAAAAGTCCCTGCATTTAATTGGCTAAAAGATCATTACGATCTAAACCGGAACCACTATGATCGGTTTGGGCATTTCCTGAAAGGTTTATTTGCGATTGTGATTAGAGAAATATTAATACGTAAAACCCCTCTAACAAAAGGACCGTGGTTATTTGCTGTTACATTAAGTTTTGCGCTTGCCATTGGAGCCTTATATGAAATCATCGAATGGATAACTGCCATTGTTTCAAAAGGTGGAAAAGCTTCAAAAGAATTTTTAGGAACACAAGGTGATATTTGGGACGCACAATGGGATATGTCGTTAACATTAATAGGCTCTATCCTTGTATTGTTCACCTTGTCCAAACTTCATGACAAACTGTTACGAAAAGTGAAAAATTGA